The Coccidioides posadasii str. Silveira chromosome 3, complete sequence genome contains a region encoding:
- a CDS encoding uncharacterized protein (EggNog:ENOG410PS5D~COG:S~BUSCO:11296at33183), whose product MPRTLPWQVKSESRRSATPASSASRTSARASRPATASEKVHAPPRAKRARRDNRSPSTSPVREPPPEELMLEGLENDEVYIMVEDEFLATAQAFTRHLHYAEYARRKKQAKLANEGNLAGISRRTDGKSTLSNKTKKKIEAEVAAEKRRVALDELRNAAGRPLVDSEAEDVDVSEGDKDDDPWVGTHLQPLMAAPKPSRSLVGLHGIKSATKAALGCRGPTSGRVQKRSPPLNLAARGQARNFQEQEISSEDDDSLDMSDKTRPRSAVTTHKSSAAPSRPTTKTVSRLPPVPLTRDPNVLPPVMKASTEPGPSHRPGTAFPPPRSSMISRPPIYQPIKTPQPSKHKSSISKLLDEFDELDESTTPITEDDPSRSVSKAKPAQDSRFEKRRDGVDKLREQRLREVPTFL is encoded by the exons ATGCCGCGGACATTGCCATGGCAAGTGAAAAGTGAATCTCGGAGGAGTGCAACGCCAGCTTCATCCGCTTCTCGCACTTCTGCCCGCGCGTCGCGCCCTGCGACGGCCTCGGAGAAAGTCCATGCTCCACCACGCGCCAAAAGAGCGCGAAGAGACA ATCGATCTCCATCTACGTCACCAGTTCGCGAGCCTCCTCCGGAAGA GTTAATGCTCGAAGGGTTAGAAAACGATGAAGTGTATATAATGGTTGAGGATGAATTTCTTGCTACAGCTCAAGCCTTTACGCGTCATCTCCATTACGCCGAATACGCCCGCCGCAAGAAACAAGCAAAACTTGCCAATGAGGGGAATCTTGCAGGAATATCCCGACGGACGGACGGAAAGTCAACACTGAGCAACAAGACTAAGAAGAAAATAGAGGCCGAGGTTGCTGCAGAAAAACGTAGAGTGGCATTGGATGAGTTGAGGAATGCCGCCGGCCGGCCGCTCGTTGATTCGGAAGCGGAAGATGTGGATGTGAGCGAGGGAGATAAGGACGATGATCCTTGGGTTGGGACGCATCTACAGCCGCTGATGGCCGCACCAAAGCCGTCAAGGTCGCTGGTTGGACTACATGGTATTAAATCAGCGACAAAGGCTGCGCTGGGATGTCGCGGGCCTACCTCTGGAAGAGTACAAAAAAGGAGCCCTCCGTTGAATTTAGCTGCGAGGGGACAGGCCAGAAATTTTCAAGAGCAAGAAATTTCCTCGGAAGATGATGACTCCCTCGACATGAGCGATAAGACGAGGCCAAGATCGGCCGTAACCACTCATAAATCGTCAGCCGCACCTTCGAGACCGACAACCAAGACTGTCTCTCGTCTCCCTCCAGTACCCTTAACTCGCGATCCGAATGTGCTGCCTCCAGTGATGAAAGCTTCGACGGAACCGGGGCCAAGTCATAGACCAGGAACAGCTTTTCCCCCACCTCGCAGTTCAATGATATCTCGCCCCCCTATATATCAACCCATCAAGACACCTCAGCCTTCAAAGCATAAGTCCAGCATAAGCAAGTTACTGGATGAATTTGACGAACTAGATGAATCCACTACACCGATTACGGAGGACGACCCCAGCCGGTCTGTTTCCAAAGCGAAGCCTGCGCAGGACTCGAGGTTCGAGAAACGTCGCGATGGAGTTGACAAACTTAGGGAGCAACGCCTTCGTGAAGTCCCGACTTTTCTATAG
- the TOA2 gene encoding Transcription initiation factor IIA small chain (TFIIA 13.5 kDa subunit) (EggNog:ENOG410PPMK~COG:K~BUSCO:15968at33183), translating into MSAQAYYELYRGSSIGLSLTDTLDDLINEGRIEPQLAMKILSNFDRVITEVLAEKVRAKLSFKGHLDTYRFCDEVWTFLIKDATFKLDNQTTVHADKVKIVSCNSKRPGET; encoded by the exons ATGAGCGCCCAAGCCTACTATGAGCTCTATCGGGGGAGCAG TATCGGCCTGTCCCTCACTGACACCCTTGATGACCTGATCAATGAGGGCCGGATCGAGCCGCAGCTTGCTATGAAGATCCTGTCCAACTTTGACCGGGTTATTACGGAAGTCCTAGCTGAGAAGGTTAGGGCAAAGTTGTCCTTCAAG GGCCATTTGGATACATATCGCTTCTGCGATGAAGTCTGGACGTTCCTCATCAAGGATGCTACGTTCAAGCTAGATAATCAGACAACGGTCCATGCAGACAAGGTCAAAATCGTGAGCTGCAACAGCAAACGCCCCGGCGAGACTTGA
- a CDS encoding uncharacterized protein (EggNog:ENOG410PHN5~COG:G~BUSCO:3666at33183): MLLTSLAEDDDHSMAVESYDEDDAPQEKGTLEDGPEGRLPGDRAIDNFLQPLVIEDAKLYQLACCFSKVYEKLAKTSDQQFLPTPVTRLPTGQETGRYLAIDVGGSNLRVAFIDLLGEAADQIDGESDEEKSRETLRKAQRNRVRRSLEKAWPIEERLKTDKAEDLFLWIGDCMAEVVADSLTAELADGAQIPEELEMGITFSFPMMQESLSEAILMPMGKGFKWVNSTDLNLGKILLAGYERHTRRPYGSNEPSVKRRKLFALPKLKIAAITNDTVATLASLAYLVKSLPNSRVAMGIIVGTGCNATIPMKLSDLHESKAIQVSSHDANASETIVNTEWTINGAAPPLRELNVTTVWDSILDSQCARPGFQPFEYMTGGRYIGELVRIIFYDYLTSVVGLPKKDLPAILVQGYALSTTYLSSVVANTPSDSALAAKLGATLPPPESSSWNWDVATARAFRKVARAVQTRSAALIASAVVGLLACNKEIKLRHDGATNPRRASNIIVPEFNASTDTLTDVYRPKISNTTNDINNSEISAAVEVEGWQSGPEELVVAYTGGIIQHYPHFKEACQSFIDRLVIWDGPQESGKSVFLREASDGGIIGAGVLAGMVSSS, from the exons ATGTTGTTGACAAGTTTAGCGGAAGACGACGACCACAGTATGGCAGTCGAGTCatatgatgaagatgatgctCCGCAGGAAAAGGGTACACTTGAAGATGGTCCAGAGGGAAGGCTGCCAGGAGACCGTGCAATCGACAACTTTTTACAGCCACTTGTCATCGAAGATGCGAAGTTATACCAGTTGGCATGCTGCTTCTCCAAGGTTTATGAGAAACTTGCAAAAACCTCCGATCAACAATTTCTGCCGACGCCAGTAACGCGGCTTCCCACTGGGCAGGAAACGGGCCGATATTTGGCGATTGACGTTGGTGGAAGCAATCTCAGGGTTGCCTTTATTGACTTATTAGGCGAAGCGGCCGATCAAATCGATGGCGAATCAGATGAGGAGAAATCGCGCGAAACTTTACGTAAAGCACAGCGTAATCGAGTCCGAAGGTCGTTAGAGAAGGCGTGGCCAATAGAGGAACGCTTGAAGACAGATAAGGCGGAAGATTTGTTCTTGTGGATAGGAGATTGCATGGCGGAGGTTGTTGCAGACAGTTTGACGGCGGAGCTCGCAGATGGTGCCCAAATTCCTGAAGAACTGGAGATGGGGATTACCTTTAGCTTTCCAATGAT GCAGGAATCATTATCAGAGGCTATCCTGATGCCCATGGGTAAAGGATTCAAGTGGGTAAATTCGACGGATCTTAACCTTGGGAAGATATTATTAGCCGGATACGAGAGGCACACTCGGCGACCATACGGCTCAAATGAGCCATCCGTGAAGCGGAGGAAACTGTTTGCTCTGCCAAAATTAAAAATCGCTGCAATAACCAATGATACGGTTGCTACCCTAGCATCGTTAGCCTATTTGGTTAAGTCTCTGCCGAATAGCCGCGTTGCAATGGGTATTATTGTTGGTACCGGCTGCAATGCAACGATCCCTATGAAATTATCAGATTTACACGAATCAAAAGCGATACAGGTATCTTCACACGATGCCAATGCAAGCGAAACAATTGTTAATACAGAATGGACGATAAATGGTGCCGCTCCACCTCTACGAGAATTGAATGTTACTACTGTGTGGGATTCGATCCTGGACAGCCAGTGTGCTCGTCCAGGATTTCAACCTTTTGAGTACATGACTGGTGGCCGCTACATCGGCGAACTAGTCAGGATAATTTTCTATGACTACTTGACATCGGTAGTAGGCCTGCCAAAGAAAGATCTCCCGGCAATTTTGGTACAGGGATATGCACTGAGCACCACGTACCTTTCATCGGTGGTTGCAAATACACCCTCGGATTCGGCCCTGGCTGCGAAGCTCGGAGCCACTCTGCCACCACCAGAATCAAGCTCCTGGAACTGGGACGTCGCCACGGCCCGGGCATTCCGAAAGGTAGCTCGAGCCGTACAAACCAGATCGGCCGCACTCATTGCCTCTGCAGTAGTCGGGTTGCTGGCTTGCAACAAAGAGATCAAACTTCGCCATGATGGAGCCACCAACCCACGTAGGGCATCCAACATCATAGTTCCTGAGTTCAACGCATCCACAGATACTCTCACAGATGTATATCGACCTAAAATCTCCAACACCACTAATGATATAAATAACTCCGAAATTTCTGCCGCAGTTGAAGTTGAAGGCTGGCAGTCCGGCCCAGAGGAGTTGGTTGTCGCTTATACTGGCGGCATTATCCAGCATTATCCTCATTTCAAAGAGGCATGCCAAAGCTTTATTGACCGATTGGTGATTTGGGATGGACCGCAGGAGAGTGGAAAGTCCGTGTTTCTGAGAGAGGCATCGGATGGGGGGATTATTGGGGCCGGTGTTTTGGCCGGGATGGTCTCCAGCAGTTGA
- a CDS encoding uncharacterized protein (EggNog:ENOG410PP7K~COG:S~BUSCO:11789at33183) gives MEKSQPSCSRPTAAMQRREPWRVSRFLRNTILATCLCLAIYCFSHQSHLLTRPSAIMKDRTQSPISNVGDNAGQDPNPSSKKVPLEAHIMSKCPDAKNCFLDLIVPAMVKVHDKVDFKLSFIGNVSESSSDVSCKHGPSECVGNMLMLCAANLPFPCDPKQSKPGDKCKVPTIRSLGFANCLLRDYKNIPDRNIVEDCALEHGIDFKALNKCASSQSDDPSSSNGELSGLALLRESFRRSQQVGATKSCTVRVDEKEWCILDGGQWKNCQKKGADTVDGIVYEVERLYKERN, from the exons ATGGAGAAGAGTCAACCATCTTGCAGCCGCCCCACAGCGGCAATGCAACGTCGTGAGCCCTGGAGAGTATCGCGTTTCCTTCGAAACACCATTCTCGCAACGTGTCTCTGCCTCGCCATCTATTGTTTCTCTCATCAGTCTCATCTTCTTACAAGACCCAGCGCCATCATGAAGGACAGAACCCAGTCTCCTATTTCGAACGTCGGAGACAATGCCGGCCAAGACCCGAATCCATCATCCAAAAAGGTGCCCCTTGAGGCTCATATCATGAGCAAATGCCCCGATGCAAAGAACTGCTTTCTGGACCTTATTGTGCCGGCGATGGTGAAAGTCCATGATAAAGTGGATTTCAAACTCTCATTTATCGGAAA CGTATCCGAATCCTCATCCGATGTATCCTGCAAGCATGGCCCCAGCGAATGTGTTGGGAACATGTTGATGCTATGCGCTGCAAACTTACCGTTCCCCTGCGACCCTAAACAATCCAAACCTGGAGATAAATGCAAGGTTCCCACCATCCGCTCTCTTGGCTTCGCCAACTGTTTGCTACGCGACTACAAAAATATTCCCGACCGGAATATTGTTGAAGACTGTGCTTTGGAGCATGGAATTGACTTCAAGGCTCTTAACAAATGTGCAAGCAGCCAGAGTGATGACCCTAGTTCTTCCAACGGCGAGCTTAGCGGGCTTGCTTTGCTGAGAGAGAGCTTCCGCCGAAGTCAGCAGGTTGGCGCGACAAAGAGTTGCACGGTCCGAGTGGACGAGAAAGAATGGTGCATCCTTGACGGTGGCCAGTGGAAGAACTGTCAAAAGAAGGGTGCAGATACAGTTGATGGCATTGTATATGAGGTGGAACGACTGTACAAGGAGAGGAATTGA
- a CDS encoding uncharacterized protein (EggNog:ENOG410PYK1) gives MRPDVAELVKSPDNLGLFRDVFGNYISMIKMRSQAFEDGKVTLYDKALLILTANGNNLHNLGAIELFLDEILGVKKDGRAGDVEAILEKNIAVRSMLQRAQATDCSDGNFDKEVKHEDVEGMTEMPANKKPKRELESPAEKKESSRTLGDSDSAISKMLDTLERAKKEFHAVDEKERGAKYLAAKFLRDTAENILAYFRENGLQRHELVPHIKSAYWLGYKKTLAATGGRARPFEMSSDQYRYRERQLRDTRPNFGRADCYRPRERNASPADRARARYSRRG, from the exons ATGAGACCTGATGTAGCTGAGCTTGTCAAATCACCCGACAATCTTGGATTGTTCAGGGACGTATTTGGAAACTATATTTCCATGATCAAGATGCGTTCTCAGGCATTTGAAGATGGAAAAGTCACTTTGTATGACAAGGCGCTGTTGATTCTCACCGCCAACGGCAACAACCTGCACAACTTGGGGGCAATCGAGCTTTTCCTTGATGAAATTCTCGGAGTGAAAAAGGATGGAAGGGCTGGAGATGTGGAAGCAATTCTTGAAAAGAATATTGCGGTCAGGTCCATGCTCCAGCGTG CTCAAGCCACGGATTGCAGCGACGGGAATTTCGATAAAGAGGTAAAACACGAAGACGTTGAAGGAATGACGGAAATGCCGGCGAATAAGAAACCGAAGAGAGAGCTTGAAAGTCCCGCTGAAAAGAAAGAGTCATCCCGGACATTGGGGGACAGCGACAGTGCCATCTCCAAGATGCTCGACACACTTGAGCGGGCAAAGAAGGAATTCCACGCAGTCGACGAAAAGGAAAGGGGTGCTAAGTACCTTGCCGCAAAATTTCTAAGAGACACTGCAGAAAATATTCTTGCATATTTCAGGGAGAATGGCCTCCAACGCCATGAGCTGGTGCCTCACATTAAGTCAGCATACTGGCTCGGATACAAGAAGACGCTCGCAGCAACTGGAGGAAGGGCTCGACCATTCGAGATGAGCTCGGATCAGTACCGTTATCGTGAACGACAACTGCGTGATACCCGTCCCAACTTCGGGCGCGCTGACTGCTATCGACCCAGAGAAAGGAATGCCTCGCCTGCTGATAGGGCTAGGGCGCGGTATTCCCGACGCGGATAG
- a CDS encoding uncharacterized protein (EggNog:ENOG410QDJ0~COG:G~TransMembrane:12 (i128-147o167-186i193-217o223-244i256-277o289-308i361-382o394-415i427-452o458-482i494-516o522-548i)~BUSCO:5722at33183), with product MKQSDPHSVLHSDDGSSRLPARAEDTPSSIGGLTPASSEHGSRDGDTVRNAIGRGQDLKKLQTNIREEREGNTPSSGSAGSATSGILERNEQRFRDERDEEDDLIATYSRSYTAEEERRVVRKFDRRLTLLMAFLYMLSFLDRSNIGNAKIAGLMDDLNLSSSQYEWVLTAFYITYILFEWMTLMYKLVPAHIYIPLCVLGWGLIASFQSLVTSFWALVLLRALLGIFEAGFGPGLPFYLSFFYKREELAFRTGMFLCAAPLATSFAGSLAWFIVWLNKDGPLAPWRALFLYEGFPSVVVASVVWAYIPDRPNKAKYLTPRERKIAKWRLREEQGKSRNHDIRARKFDWREVARTLCDPKAYLTALMFFSCNVAFSSLPVFLPTILNDMGYSRLTSQALSAPPYLFAFIVVLVTASASDRNRSRSPYIILHALLSSLAYLIIALTGVFHSYLPESIHILIRYVCIYPAAAGFFSAITLIITWTMDNQRAKEGKGTGMAILNVIGQCGPLVGTRLYPARDGPWYIRGMALCSMFMVFVAILAFALRVLLQRENARSVKRTINRDGEEEISATGETEGLMASNTSSAALEAGVEKTGDGKFVYII from the exons ATGAAGCAATCTGATCCTCACTCCGTCCTTCATTCCGACGATGGTTCATCTCGTCTCCCCGCACGCGCCGAAGACACCCCCTCGTCTATCGGTGGACTAACACCCGCATCCAGTGAGCATGGATCCAGAGATGGAGATACAGTTAGAAATGCCATCGGTCGAGGGCAGGACCTTAAGAAGCTTCAGACCAATATCCGTGAGGAAAGAGAAGGGAATACCCCGTCGTCGGGATCTGCTGGATCAGCGACCTCTGGGATTTTGGAGCGCAATGAACAACGCTTCCGCGATGAAcgggatgaagaagatgatctGATAGCCACGTACTCCAGATCTTACACGGCCGAGGAAGAGAGGCGTGTAGTGAGAAAATTTGATAGGCGGTTGACTTTGCTCATGGCATTTCTCTACATGCTCTCCTTTTTGGATCGCTCCA ATATTGGAAATGCCAAAATTGCTGGGCTGATGGACGACTTGAACCTTTCGTCCTCGCAATACGAATGGGTCCTCACGGCATTCTACATAACATACATTTTGTTTGAATGGATGACCTTAATGTATAAACTCGTTCCGGCACATATCTACATACCTCTGTGTGTTCTGGGATGGGGCTTGATTGCATCGTTTCAGTCCCTTGTCACATCCTTTTGGGCTCTGGTGCTTCTTCGAGCCCTGCTGGGTATTTTCGAAGCAGGATTCGGCCCCGGTCTGCCTTTCTATTTGTCCTTCTTCTATAAACGGGAGGAATTGGCGTTCCGTACGGGAATGTTTCTCTGTGCTGCCCCCCTGGCTACCTCATTTGCTGGTAGTCTCGCCTGGTTCATCGTCTGGTTAAACAAAGATGGCCCTCTTGCTCCATGGCGAGCGTTATTTCTCTATGAGGGCTTTCCAAGCGTGGTGGTGGCGTCCGTTGTCTGGGCGTATATTCCAGATCGGCCCAACAAAGCTAAGTATCTAACACCGCGCGAAAGGAAGATTGCAAAATGGCGTCTCCGCGAAGAGCAAGGTAAGAGCCGAAATCATGATATTCGTGCTCGTAAATTCGATTGGCGTGAAGTGGCTCGCACGTTATGCGATCCGAAAGCGTATCTTACTGCC CTTATGTTTTTCAGCTGCAATGTCGCCTTCAGTTCCCTACCGGTATTCCTACCGACCATATTAAACGA TATGGGATACTCCAGATTGACTTCCCAGGCTCTTTCCGCTCCACCGTACCTATTCGCATTCATAGTTGTCCTTGTAACCGCCTCCGCATCCGACCGCAATCGTAGCCGGAGCCCTTACATAATCCTCCATGCGCTGCTCTCCTCGTTGGCATATCTTATCATTGCTCTAACGGGGGTCTTCCACTCATATCTTCCCGAATCCATCCACATTCTCATTCGATACGTGTGCATCTACCCAGCTGCAGCGGGTTTCTTCTCCGCCATCACTCTCATAATCACTTGGACCATGGACAATCAGCGCGCCAAAGAAGGTAAGGGAACCGGAATGGCAATTCTGAACGTTATCGGCCAATGTGGACCGTTGGTGGGAACAAGATTATATCCTGCACGCGATGGTCCGTGGTACATAAGAGGAATGGCGCTGTGCTCTATGTTCATGGTTTTTGTGGCTATATTGGCGTTTGCTCTGCGGGTTCTGCTGCAGAGGGAGAACGCGAGATCGGTGAAAAGGACGATAAACCGggatggagaagaagagatttcTGCGACTGGAGAGACGGAAGGGCTGATGGCTTCCAACACGTCCTCGGCTGCTTTGGAGGCCGGAGTGGAAAAGACGGGAGATGGGAAGTTTGTCTACATTATTTGA
- a CDS encoding uncharacterized protein (EggNog:ENOG410PKU6~COG:Z~BUSCO:2451at33183), producing MLHEILLSLSGQPSPLFDQSTTEGDSATAGFPLLTPPEKALLSSIAHLSRLHKLLRSHTSQISSSHPSTVCRAVSTSIATEHLGNFQRKILDVEKAILTCDPDYVGGYGIVPLSTIVGDFAPWVRRMEWLWDVARFMLPESFRGEEHAPRITPSTGAELIDRLTKDSQTGYVDLEEMALALIKTAETAWMRQLSMWILYGQLPAFGRDDFFIQKVPRSLDGKKAQNVEYIVRPSLLPKFLSEATAASILFIGKSLNHIRARGDFSAGAESKASASHMTLHGDYIRRLSALSSPLSPVTMNNTISDIRLSLSQTVLSRLLPLPKLVEILSVLHGFLLLGRGEFAMALVSFADGQILLKHRRMAPVKPAHTGLQSLDFLGIKEGEVSTVLSQAWAELYSLQNEEDPIDDELDLARDLLRLVVKRKAEDQVSFEKESVTGSSSVAEISDVAFDDLLFGASTVLSLDVQSPLDLFLAQSDMSIYSRIHAYLLGIRRAQIRLSGLWKCTSIRRIHPAPWGPPFSNKPEGQERLRVGRERERRRCTLMRSIWASCSAALFVVSELGSYLQGEVISGSWRHFKQWLDGTKPSWTPGNSRPGTAKSKHLDDRGDSSYPQHDPETITIAHRTYLAYISQSLFLTDVPFTQTLRSFLAHIDDFISLITQLQTIQQNLDLENDEGVFDSLANYSEDEQGVWYKLCQARADLDAGIMELISRLRDIDDGRFAEGIRMFDFRNNHTQSHTTGSDSFAERTNTYVPWRAAGVDRLLMKLDFGTSRTAPGSFGFKDEFID from the coding sequence ATGCTCCACGAGATCCTCCTCTCCCTGTCCGGCCAGCCGTCCCCTCTATTCGACCAGTCAACCACAGAGGGCGACTCTGCCACGGCGGGTTTCCCGTTGCTCACTCCACCAGAGAAGGCTCTCCTCTCCTCAATAGCCCATCTGAGTCGGCTCCATAAACTCCTCCGGAGCCATACATCTCAAATTTCTTCCTCTCATCCGTCGACTGTTTGCCGAGCAGTCTCGACCTCCATTGCCACAGAGCATCTTGGAAACTTTCAGAGGAAAATCCTCGACGTAGAAAAGGCAATCTTGACCTGCGACCCTGACTACGTTGGTGGTTATGGCATTGTCCCGTTATCTACCATTGTGGGTGATTTTGCCCCTTGGGTGCGAAGAATGGAGTGGCTCTGGGATGTTGCTAGGTTCATGCTTCCAGAGTCGTTTCGTGGCGAGGAGCACGCTCCCAGAATTACTCCCAGCACCGGGGCCGAGCTGATTGACCGACTCACAAAAGATTCCCAGACGGGTTATGTGGACCTGGAGGAAATGGCACTTGCGCTAATAAAAACTGCAGAGACTGCTTGGATGCGCCAGCTGTCCATGTGGATATTGTATGGGCAACTGCCGGCCTTTGGGCGTGATGATTTTTTTATTCAAAAGGTCCCCAGAAGCCTGGATGGGAAAAAGGCACAAAATGTTGAGTATATCGTCCGACCAAGCCTGCTACCAAAATTTCTTTCTGAGGCTACGGCTGCTTCAATTCTATTTATCGGAAAGTCTTTAAACCATATTCGCGCTCGGGGAGACTTTTCAGCTGGCGCAGAGTCGAAGGCTTCCGCTTCCCATATGACGTTGCATGGGGATTATATTCGTCGTCTCTCAGCCCTTTCATCACCCTTGTCCCCTGTTACAATGAACAACACTATATCCGATATTCGACTATCACTATCACAGACCGTTCTATCAAGGTTATTACCGCTGCCCAAATTAGTTGAAATTCTCTCCGTGCTTCATGGCTTCCTCCTCCTGGGACGCGGAGAGTTTGCAATGGCCCTAGTTTCGTTTGCAGACGGACAAATTCTCTTGAAACATAGAAGAATGGCTCCCGTGAAACCGGCACATACGGGATTGCAATCCCTCGATTTCCTAGGAATTAAAGAGGGAGAAGTTTCAACAGTTCTATCCCAGGCTTGGGCTGAGCTTTATTCACTCCAAAATGAGGAAGACCCGATTGATGACGAGTTAGACCTTGCTCGGGATCTCCTGCGTTTGGTAGTAAAACGAAAAGCTGAAGACCAGGTTAGCTTTGAAAAGGAGAGTGTCACTGGCAGTAGTTCAGTAGCTGAAATATCTGACGTTGCTTTTGACGACCTCTTGTTTGGGGCTTCAACCGTTCTGTCACTCGATGTACAATCACCTTTGGATTTATTCCTCGCCCAATCAGACATGTCAATCTACTCCCGAATCCATGCATATCTTCTCGGTATTCGACGCGCTCAGATACGTCTTAGCGGTCTCTGGAAATGTACATCTATTCGAAGAATCCATCCAGCTCCTTGGGGACCGCCATTTAGTAACAAACCTGAGGGCCAAGAGCGGCTTCGCGTGGGACGCGAAAGGGAACGTCGCCGCTGTACCCTCATGCGATCGATCTGGGCAAGCTGCAGCGCTGCCTTGTTTGTTGTCTCGGAGCTCGGAAGCTACCTCCAAGGCGAAGTTATCAGTGGCTCTTGGCGCCACTTTAAGCAATGGCTTGATGGGACGAAACCGTCGTGGACTCCAGGAAATTCTCGCCCAGGGACAGCGAAATCAAAGCATCTCGATGACAGGGGAGACTCCTCGTATCCCCAACACGACCCGGAAACCATCACTATCGCACACCGCACGTATTTGGCTTACATCTCCCAATCCCTTTTTCTCACAGATGTCCCTTTTACACAAACTCTCCGTTCTTTTCTAGCTCACATCGATGACTTCATCTCCCTAATCACCCAGCTCCAAACTATACAACAAAATCTCGATCTGGAAAACGATGAGGGTGTGTTCGACTCCTTGGCAAACTACAGCGAGGACGAACAGGGAGTATGGTACAAGCTGTGCCAAGCAAGGGCCGACCTTGACGCTGGAATCATGGAGCTTATTTCGCGACTACGAGATATTGATGATGGCCGATTTGCCGAAGGCATACGGATGTTTGATTTTAGAAACAACCACACTCAGAGCCATACTACCGGCAGCGACTCCTTCGCCGAACGCACAAATACGTACGTTCCCTGGAGGGCGGCTGGAGTAGATCGTTTGTTGATGAAGCTGGACTTTGGCACATCGAGGACTGCCCCGGGTTCGTTTGGATTCAAGGACGAATTCATTGATTAG